From the genome of Eublepharis macularius isolate TG4126 chromosome 4, MPM_Emac_v1.0, whole genome shotgun sequence:
agccactctctattATTCACTCTGGGGAAAACTACTTTGGGGCTAtctagagggctggggggcatttttcaagcaaactttcAAGAAATCAAATTTTCAGGGGAACCTTCTTCtgaacccccccgccccccgccaagtTTCAGGAACATTGGAACCTGGGTCCaactctatgggcccctgaacaaagtggccccagccactccattattTTATATGGGGGAAAAGTCAAAGCtaactcccattgcagaaacacactggagcAAGGCTACCATGGCCAGGGCACacttccaaatgcaagctgaggtcatcccagagaaagcccaacagaagcaaactgaagcagagGAATGGTatcccctcagaaccaaagtgaaggaaggcgACCAACACCACATCAAGAATCAcctccattccacccaaaccaaactgcatttcactgaatcagccaaaattcagtattttaatctgaataCCAAAACAAACTGCACACAGGGATTGGGAGCAGGGAAATGAACTACTGAAGTTCACATTCAGGGCTGAGATCTGTGGGATAGGTAGGAAACAATGAGCTCATTTCTCAGCTCTCAGTTCCTTCTTATTCTGCTGTCTTGTCAAATGTGGTTTTGATATGACGTTTGGTTTGAGATCAAACATCTGCTTTACAAAGATGTATTTTGGTTGTGGGCATTTGGATTAGTTGTGCATTGAAGGAGGGCAGCTGTTCAACAGAACGATGCAGTGTCAGCAGAATGGTGTCAGATATGAAGTGGACTGTCTGGGTTTCCTGTGATGATGTTGAATCTCATCCGTCAAATTGGCTTCATCAAGGTGGAGGATCTTTCCGCAGTTTCCTCTTCCCAACATGCATGTATTTTCAGCTGAGCTCATAACCAGCTGTTGCCTACTGTATCTCATTACTTACAGACAGCCAAAAATCATCTTCAAAGCTGAATTATTAAGTTAAATAATGGCTGGCAAGGACGGCAGTTAAACCAAGAGAGGCAGACTGGAACTGAACTTAGTCTGGCTTTTAaaagtgggtttttaaaaaatgaattttaaaaaaataacccttTCTGATTAACCACATTATTAAAATGTGTGGTTCtgattttagaaaaaaagcatcTGCATCTAAAAGAGATTTTGTGATCTGCACATGCTTTACTGTATTGGTTTCTGTAATCACTATGACTTGGAGCCATCTGAGCATTTGGGCTGCAGGAGGAGGTGAGAGGTGAGAGAGTGTCATGCCACAGGCAGAAATCTTTCTACAGAAATGCTCTAGTTGATACAAGCTTATATTCGACAGTGAAGGGCCATGCCCCATGTGAATAACCAGGGCCAGCTGTTGTTATGATGTGAACCTGGGTTTTCTGTAAAGCTCAAGGCTTGTAGAAAAATCAGaatttggttaaaaaaatacTAATTTGGGGTTAATCCTTGCATAAAGCAAACTAGCTGGCAATGGTGAggcagctgcagtgaggaggtGAGCCAGAGCAGGGTGAGGAGGCCTTGACTTGCAGCAtagaagttttctttctttctttctttctttctttctttctttctttctttctttctttctttctttctttctttctttctttttctttctttctttctttctttctttcttttctttcttttctttcttttctttcttttctttcttttctttctttctttccaaatttgtattccgccctccccgcgagcaggctcagggcagataacaacatattaaaatacaattaaaaattcatattcattaaaaataacacatttaaaacaagatggtggacagtctCTTCCAACTTTGGAAGAAGGTCTTagtctctgtgccctgttgtggCCCCTCTGGaagaactggttggccactggatgatacaggatgctggactagataggccattggtctgatctagcagggctcttcttatgcctATAGAACTCCTGTAGGCAACCAGTTCTTAGGGGGCTTTAAGTAGgtccaactttcaaataacatagTTTACCTGACTTTTTTAGATACAAACACTGCAAAAATCAAAGGAATACATATGGTCCCAGCACTGTCATTGCACCCAAATGAGAGTGTTGAAGTCCAGTGGTTGGGATCCAGATAGCTGCTTTGGGTTACACAAGGGGCTTTTAATAGGGAAATGGAATTCTTGACTTTCAGTAGCTGACTCCAGTGTTGTATCACCAGTTGCCCTTGAAATGTGTCCCCTGTCCTGTTTAAAAATCAAGTTGTCATATAGCATGGATGTGTATGTAGTTGTTTTGGAAAAACAAGTTTCCTTGGGCTCACAGAACTAGTATTGTGATTCTTTGGCCAGGATCCGGTTTTAACTGCTTTATCTCCCTTTTATGGCACACAGAGATAGTGAGATGCACTTTTGTGTTGGCTTTCATACAATAAACCGTTTACCTGACTGTTATTCATGTCATAAACATGCATATCATAAACACACACCTTTCATCCTTTTGCATCTGTGGGTAGCTGGATAAAAACCATAATCAATGAGGAAGTTGTACATTGATGGAGGCCAGGTGTTCAGCACTACTTCAAGCTCAATATTAGTGCATCTGCTTGTTTTTAAAGCATGACTTCTTGGTAGCCTCCTGCTGCTTTTCACGCTCTCActcaaacagtttttttttttaaaaagccaacattTCTCTGTTAAAGCTAATTACTGGACTAAAATTAACTAATGATCCAACAGTTAGCTTGAGGAATTAATAATATTTTACAGGCTATTAGCTGCTATAAATTCTATCAGTTCATAAAGCTAACCCTGCAGAGTATGCTAGGAGAGGGCTGGAACCAAAGCTGAATGCATGGGGGGCTTTCCAGTCTCCTCTCCCAAAGTGAGGCAGCCTTCCAGAATGGTAtatatttacttcgtttatactttgcctttctcccccaatggggaaaaagaggggtgctgtagcatagtgattaagtggttggactaTGAATCaacactttgctggttcaaatcccactcctgccatgagttcagtaggtggctttggttaagccactcttctcagtcccATCTCCCCAGTTGTATGGATAACATTAACACTGAGTCTGTTCACTGCTGTAAATGAGACAATATctagaagggtgttatataagtgctgttgttgttatgcacCAAAAGCAGGTTACATCATTTGTCTCATCGCCATTTTATCTACAGagtaatcctgtgaggtaggcaggttaggctgagaatatgtgattggctcaaagttacccagcaagcttccatagcagatgggatttgaacctggctttcctagatcctagtctggcagtCTAATCACTACACACACTGGTTCTATAGTACCTCCACGAGACCTATGGAAGGAACTAGCACTTTGCCATGAATACACATGAATATATTTTCTGCTTGCATGAGGCAAGAGGAAGGATTGTTCATAGCCCAAATCTTCACTTTTTACAACTGATTGGGTTTTCAAAATAATACTGGATTTTCTTTACCTTTTTGGTGCAAAGTCTCAATGAAAACAATATTTGCAAAAGAACGTCCGTTTTTGGCACTGGTTAGATTTAATGAATTGTGCTATTATAATTAAGCCCTCTTCCCATGCCCCTTGAGAAAAGTGTAGTCTCAGTAGTTCTCATTTTTTCTAGCTGAACCTTTAAGTATGTTCTATatagggttgcaaactccaggttgggaaattcctgaagatttgtgggCAGACCCTCGAGGTGTTGaggtttagggaggagagggaactcagtggggttttaatgccaaagagtccactctccagagcAGTCATGGTGAACTGAtttatgtagtctggagaccagttgtattttcaggaaatctccaggctgtTCCTGGAGATTCACAAAACACATACAAAGAACATAACCGTGAAGAATTGACTACATGTGAGAATATCAAGACTTTATCTTGTCTATAAATAATGTTACAACATCCTATGTAATTCACTATGTATGCATACATATACTCTATGTATACATAGTGACTTACATAGGATGTTGCATATTCTCACATGCAGTAAGTTCTTCACAGTTATGTTCTTTGTATTTGTGGTTCTTTTATCATATTTTCTCCTTTTTGTACAGTAAtcttcctggaggttggcaatcctataaaTTAAGTAAACGGGTTTTTTTGTGCTTAAAAGATGGAGTATATTGTTGCTAAGGATAGTAATTCTTTCTACATTAGTGCTGAGGTTGAAAGTCTAGTGGCCCAAATGCTAAGAGTAGTTTCCATGGTGCCCTGTGCTTTAGTCTTCTTAAAGCCAACTGGCCATTATAACAACCAGGAAATTTCCAAGTGGGCTGACCTGTCCTTCCCTACTTGGCCAAGTCCAGCCCACCAAAGAAGGGGTTGCACTTGACTTggggcagctgcacccggcagaGCCAGGTGCAGTAGGCTGGTGGAGGCACCCTGGCTCGGCAGAGTTGCCCAGCCAAGCAAAGTAGGGTGGTGGCTGGCTCTTTCGCCTTCGTTTGTGGAACAGGCTGAAGGATGGGTCTTGGTCAAgggccatttttttttctccccagtcCTCCCTTGGTTATGGTATAAGCTTTAAaatcataagctttcatggactagagtccACTGGCATCTGCAAAAGTGGAAGCCAGTCTAGAAAAGTTTTTATGCTGAAATAAGGTGCcacaattttgtttgttttatagaatataagttaattATAACTGTATAGGCATAACAGTCAGTGGCCTGTTTTACTACTTACtttcaaaatattatatatatgtcATTATCAGACATGCTTTAAATGTTTCTACGGATTAAGTGTCAAAAATAGTTTAACACAGTCACAAATATTTCCAAGgggaaactcttattgaatccATATTCCAGTAACTTACAAAGTTGTTGCAGTTATCATAATCATTTAGTTTATTTGACATTTCCTTTTCTTCATGGAATCTTACCAAATGTGTAATTTTATTCATATATTCCACATCCTTTTAAATCTGTCTAGACCACCAGCCTCCTCCCATTCTCTGGTTAAATCAATTCTGGCTGCATTTCCAAATAGCTTTAACCAAGTTATAGCCTGTACTTCATCAACTGCCATTGTCTTTAGGGACTGTATCTAATAGCAAATTGACTGGCCCCTGCGCAGTTTACAAAAGCAGTAAAACTGGGCCACCCACAGGCAAGGAAAAGGTCACTACCTAACATGGTGAATTCTTCACACGTGCAAGGAAAAATAACTGTAAATTGATGAAAAGGGAAAAATAACTTTTTGATGATGGtgaaatgaagaaataaatatgCTTCAGAGAAAGAATGAAATATTAAATGCCACCAGAAGTCTGCTGAATGAAAAGGATTCTGGAAGTACTGAATGTTGATAGCAGTTGAGTGTTGATTAAATAAAAAGGGGTGTGTTGTATGAAACTATCCTGTTATGTCCCTGGGGTGGTGGAGTAGAATATCCAAATAATCTTTACAGCCTCCcagcttgtttttaatttttttgctgcATTTCTTTTCTGTGCAGGTGAACATTATCCCCATAATTGCCAAAGCTGACACCATTTCCAAGAGTGAGCTACACAAGTTTAAGATTAAGATTATGAGTGAGCTGGTTAGTAATGGAGTCCAAATCTATCAGTTCCCCACAGATGATGAAGCTGTAGCTGAGATTAACTCTGTGATGAATGTGAGTAATGTGTTTCAAATATGTGAAATAACTTTGTGTTGTAATAGCATTTCCAAACTGATGATAATGGCTTGGGTCCTCTAAGCCATGAACACAACAGTACTTTTGGATACATGTCTGCccagcctctttctcttttccccatGCCTGAAATACTGATACTGGTGCCCAAGAGAACCTCATGGACAAAATGCTGTGTTGTGACTGCAGTGCCAGGTGAAATTGCCTCCACCTTCTCTTCCAGTGACAGGTGTAGCGAAATATCCATTTGTGCAAGAGGGAGCAGGGgcaatttccccctcctttttttgcagCTCTGTCATTGGTGCAGGAGGCTCCCCCAACATCAGCTTCCCAGGGGTCACCGGAGGCAGCTGGGGAAGGAGGAGACAAGGAAAATATGTGATTCATAGGATCCAATGAATTTAAACTCTATTCATAGGGGTTCTTAAGGTATGACTACTCCCATTTCCCATTAGAGTGCTCTTTTTTGTGTTCGAAGGAGTGTGAAATGCTGGGCAGATCAATCAACAGACTGTAATCATATCTGCACAGGTATTAAAGCATCTCTGAATAATATCCAGGGATGtataaagaaatatttttaaccCTGCTCGTTTTGCTCTCCCACCCTGTAGTTTGTTGTGCTCGCAATATTTAGCAGTAGTTTGAATACTGGATGAGCAGTTCTGCTTCTTGTCAAAAGAGTTGCAGCAATACATAATGAAGCAATGGCAAGAGGAATTGTCTTTTTCAATGACCTGAATGCAAAATTACATTTATAACAAATGTCATAGCTCACCTGGCAAGATTTCTGCCAGTTCTCACGTAAAGTCATGCTTAAGATCTTCCAACCTTCAGGAGCAGATTATGGGTACGGAGGATTGTGGTAGAAAGATGCAAATATCTCTTCCACAAACAAGTTCCATGCACAGTTGAGTACAGCCATCTGTCAGTGACTCGTACAAAAATGATGTAAGGTAGATCACTATTATTATTGCTATATATCAGAAGAAAGCTGAGGCTAAGAGACAGTGGCTTGCAAGGTCACCCAATGATGCAGTGGTCATGCTCATATCTTCTTCACTGTCTCTCAACGTGGCAGTTAGGAACATGTCTATGCTGGCTGAATGCAAATTGTGTTTACTAGTATTCCTAAATTCATTGACTCATACTAGAATTTGCAGTATTGCACAAGTGTTCTTCTGTTTCCAAATGCTTAAGTGAACATGTGTGCGAATGCACCTATATAGTTCTAGGAGAGGCTGGGACAAACCACCAAGTGTATTAAACTCATGACTCACATTTTTAGGCTCACCTGCCTTTTGCTGTTGTGGGAAGTACAGAAGAGGTCAAAGTTGGAAATAAAATGGTGAGAGCTCGGCAATATCCATGGGGCGTGGTACAAGGTAAGTCAAATGCTGTGTCTGTTAGAGTGGCAGGTACACTTGCTCCTAGTGGCTGTTAGGGAACATTTCTAGAGTACTAAAAATAATGGGATGATACAAAAGTCACGAAATATCAGAAGTTGACACCACTCGGCCATCTTGTCTTGGAGTATCATGCATTTTGTGTTTATGCTGCTATAATAATCTTACATAAAAGCCCATTCTTTTTTACTTGCTTGTCACATCTACACAATATTAGTTTGGTTCTGAGACTTCCATTGAGACTAGAACCTGGATGCTAACAGATAATAAGCTTCCAACAATGATATGAACTACCAAAAGAAATGAGATCAAGGCCCTGCCTTGCATATTAGAATGAAAACGGGGGGCAAATAGGGAAAATAATGGTGGGGCAAGACTCGGGCAAGGAAGCTGCCTGTATATTGGCAGATGAATTCCACTAATACAGCTGAAGTAGAGGTCAAAAAAGAAATTCTGTGTTTGGTAAGAAGATTGCACAGCCATCTGCCCTGCAGTCTTAATGGAGTACTGCAAAGTACAGTTTTGAAAAGGGTTGAAGAGAATTAAAAGATGTAACAGTAATTAAGAGGTGGGGGATCAGTTCTGTGAGAAAACTGAAGAATCTCTCTGAGTGCCCATTATGACAGAAATGTGCATGATGACTTGGCAAGTTGGCAAGGATCTGTGATATCCTGCTATATCATATTTAAATTGGGTGACTTGTTAATCCTACTAGATGAAAAAGCTGTGATCCTGTTGCCTAAGGAAATTCTGCTTTAATTCCATTTAGATGTGTGCTCTGACAAAAGGGATGCCAGCATTCTTAATCCTGTTAGATAGTGTGTGTATGTAAAACACAGTTTACATGTTGTTTACATTACTCTTTTTCATTTAACAAGTTGAAAATGAAAGCCATTGTGACTTTGTGAAACTGCGAGAAATGCTGATCCGTGTCAACATGGAAGACCTTCGGGAACAAACTCATACCCGCCACTATGAGCTGTACCGGCGGTGTAAGCTAGAAGAAATGGGATTCAAGGATACCGATCCTGACAACCAGCCTTtcaggtgagagagagagcactttCTTTCCACCATTGTACCTGCTGAAATGTGTGAAAGCTGAACATTGTCATGAAGCTGAACTTTAGAAACATGCTGAGCTTCTTTTTCATTGCTAGTAGAGGCATTTCTATTCTATCATATTTCGTACACAGTGCAAGTTGTAAACAAACACTTGATGGTTGCTGCTAACTTGTAAATATTTTGTCATTCTTTTCAATGTCTGATGATCAGGGGGATTCTATTTGTGTACTTACTAGCCTTCAAGAAACGTATGAAACGAAAAGAAAAGAATTCCTTTGCGAATTgcagagaaaagaagaagaaatgagaCAGATGTTTGTGAACAAGGTCAAGGAGACAGAGTCTGaactgaaagaaaaggaaagggaagTAAGTACAGCAAAGAATGGATCTAGGCCACAGATTCATGTGCTAGAATGTATGGGTTTGTGTGTATGGAGTATAAAAAATCCATTTGGTGGATGAGATGCTTAAAGGATTGAATCCCAACATTAAGGAGCTACCTGCCTTTCTTGTTTGATTAGACAAGATTTTGTCTGTTCTGTAACTGTGGCCAGGATACCTAGCAGAATGTCAAGAAGTTTTGTCCCCTGCTTGTCCGCAGCATCTTGTACTTGATGGTATAATCTGATTACAAAGCTTCCATTAAATATTACAGCTAATAACTATTGCTAGAAGACTCAATTAATTTacctaatctttttttttaaaagctatctaATCTCATGGTCAACTAGTGGGAGTGGTTTCTGTATGTATGTTATGTGAAGAAATTACTGCCAGTCAACTTTGTTGGGTGACCTAAAAttgaaagagggaggggggaaagtcaTGTTTTTCACATACATGTAATTTTTCTAAAGTATCCCAAAATTGAAAGAAGTGTTTCTGTCTTTATAACATTGGTCAACATACTTTTGTTcataaaaaaaaacctgcagcgCCTCATTTTACATCCATAGTGCTGAAGCACATATTGGTTGCAAATCTGCTGGTGATTAGTCAGAGAAGAGAGCTGGAAACGTGTAGCCCTTAAAAATAACAAATCAAATATtaaggaggggttttttttggtttcttCTGAAGTCTTAAAAATCCCACATTTTTAGTCTAATGCGAGAGGCTTCTGCTGAGTTCTTCTAATAATGTATTGGCAATTGGATCAATTGAAAGTGGTGAATAATCTTTTTTTTACGTTATTTAGCTttctggcctggttcatgctgatCTAAAACACTCTCATACTCTTAAAATTTGAGTTTTCACCTTTGAATTCTTAAAACTTAATTAGAAGCTTTCTGGGAAATGTCCTTTTGGGCTCCAAAACCCAGGTGAAATAAGTATATTTTTGGACTGTATCCAGGTTGCCTTTCCGTCATGGGTCTGCTCTAACCATGAGACTTTTTTTCTAAGacataaaagagtccagtagcacctttaagattaaccaactttactgtagcataagctttcgagaaccacagttctcttcatcagatgcatgtgacaaagagaactgtggttctcaaaagcttatgctacagtaaagttggttagtcttaaaggtgctactggactcttttctattttgctactacagactaacacggctaactctggaTCTTTTCTGAGACAGTTGTCTTGAGCCATAAAGAAAGGTTTATTTACTCTGCCCTGAAATTAAGGGCCagttttttttccattatgaaatgaAATAGCTTTTGCTTTCCTTGCAGCTGGATCCCACATCCTTCCAGTAATGATTGTAATGAGGAGCCATATGAGTTAGGAAAATATTGTGTCTCCTTCCTGTGCCAGGGAGGGAGAACACTGATGTCCAGGGAAGTAGGAAAATCACATAAGTTGCCCATCCCACACAGTTGCTTTATACATCTGCATCCAGAAAGAATCTGCAGAAGTGTTGCTCATTAACATTTGAATCAGCTGAGTTCCTATGGGACTTGTGGCTGGCAAAGCACCCTACTGTCGGTCAGGGCCGAAGACCTCCTACTAAAAAGAAATGTTAAAATATTCACtgaactttccccccttttagCTGCATGACAAGTTTGAACATCTAAAAAGGATACAtcaggaagaaaaaaggaaggtggaggagaagagaagagaacTGGAGGAAGAGATGAATGCCTTCAACAGGCGGAAGGTAGCCGTTGAAACGCTGCAGTGCCAGTCTTTGCAGGCCACTTCACAGCAGCCACTGAAGAAGGACAAAGACAAGAAAAAGTAAGCAGCCTGACATAAACTTCCTTGCCAAGACAGCACATTCACATGTAGTTATTAGAACATACTGCATTCGCATGGCTACTTTTAAAAGCCTTGAAGAAGCAATTAGGTAAGTGCCTGAGGTAAACAAAACCCACCCAATTCCCCTtcacagctgcttcaaatgagtaaaataaatcaaatatatTACATACATTTTAGCAGGGCATCCTGTTTTGGAGTATAGAGAGGTAGAAAATAAGAATCTACCCTCTGTAAAGGATGCTTGGAATGTGCCCCTCAGGTCAGCCGTGCTGATTGCCCCTGGTGTTTTTAGTTTCAAAGGAGGGTGAACTCTGCTGCTCCCCAAGGAAGGCAGGCAATGACCGTTAGTTTCTCGGTTTTGGCATCTAGTTGGTTAATGTTAATGTTTACaaaaagggcttttaaaaaagtaaagacCAGGGTAGAATAAATTGGGAATATATTCAGCATAGTTTCTTTGTTTTGATTGCCTGGCTTTCgtaatatttttttatatatatagctTTATTTTACTTGAAAGTCTTTAACGTTTAGGCTGAACAATATGTCTCACTATTATATGGAAGTGCCTTATAGAGACTCAGATTGACAATGAGTGCAAAGGGTCTCAAACAGCGGCCTTCCCCACGTCTGCTATGAGAGAACTTTCTGCAGGAGATGCTGGTGATTTAACCATAGAACTTCTGAATGCAAACCATATCCTCAACCACTGAGAGtcactctacacgagacatcttacatgaggacactcaagtgtagggaaacacaatgctagctgggaagtgtagtttaaaaagacagagccaaaggcttccaaaggggagatgaaattggcagagccttccgggaggcaaagatgaaattaacacaccctctgaagagcaatctccgccagctccatctttttaaactaccttcgcgtagagaggtgaaattgacagagccttcccggctaacattgcatccaccctacacttgagcatcctcatttaaaatgtctcatgtagagagagtctGAGTTACGGCTCCCTTCCTTCAAGTTAACTGCTCCTAACAAGAATGAGAATTTTCTCTTTTGGATTAGATCAAAGGTCTTCCTAGACAAATACTGGCTGACCAGATTTCCCTGGAAAGTATGAATGCTGCCTTCTGATGTCTACCTCTGAATATTTAATTAGAGAGactgcctctgaagatggagCTTCTGTTCTTGTGCTCACAGTCTAATAGCTGTTTGTCTCCCTGAATGGGGCtgatccccctttaaagccatcatAAGGcagtggccatcaccacatcttAAGACAGAGAACTCCACAAATTTAATTTTGcatgacatgaataaataaattgtgcAGAATAAATTTTGGAGAGGAAGTGTTTCTCCAAAGTGCCCTACCTTAGCCGCTACTGCAACTGAGAGCCACTCTCTCCAGTCATGTCAGCCCTAATAGATTAATCAACAAAACTGACTAAAAATCAGACTAATCCTTTGCTATACATAATATTTTCTatttttcaaataaacatatgaatGTTCAAGAAGCTTACTGTGAGTAATCATGCTAATAATGACCACGGAGACGAAGGCCCAGTGATTAGCAATCTTAATTTGCCTTTATACGGAAATGCATAACTTCATGGATTGCTGCTTATTACTGAATGTTCAGATATAGTGGCCAATTCATGGTTTGGTTGTTGGGCCTGAACCTTGCTCTTGAATGCTCCCTCTTCCCCTCATGTGTTCTGATTTGCTTCCTAGTTTGGGTAAACCGAAGTTTATCATTATGTCTGAATTAGCAAACTGGCTCCTGCTTGCCTCCAAACCAGAATTAGAAATCATGGATTCATACGTTTATGTTGCAGTGTGGTCCAGGCCGATGCAATCATAGGAACATGTGTAAACAAGAATCTGGGTTGTGTAGGTGATAGGCTTTTCCTCAAACTAGCTTGGCGGGGAAAGTGGTGGTCCCGCTCTGCAGTGGTAATGCATGGTACAGCTGATAAAGGTTTGTTTGAAGATTTTGTGAAGCATGTTGAGGACTGCCTTTGAATTGATCAAGGCTAACTTGCTCATCTGTGTCCCTCCCTATCCAGACATCAGTCCTGGAGTCTGAGTGTTGGGGAGAAATACCCTGCCCTAGATTAGCTGCTGCCATTGTTGATTTTTTGGACTGTGTGGTATAAATGGATCAATTGTCTCTGCGGCTGCAGCATGGAATCACTGGAACTATATAAATAGTATTACCCTTTATATAATACTCCGAGAGTGCTTGGCAGCATAT
Proteins encoded in this window:
- the SEPTIN8 gene encoding septin-8 isoform X1, translated to MAATDLERFSNEEKRNLSLGGHVGFDSLPDQLVSKSVAQGFSFNILCVGETGIGKSTLMNTLFNTTFETEEASHYENTVRLRPRTYDLQESNVQLKLTIVDAVGFGDQINKDESYRPIVDYIDTQFESYLQEELKIRRSLFNYHDTRIHVCLYFITPTGHSLKSLDLVTMKKLDSKVNIIPIIAKADTISKSELHKFKIKIMSELVSNGVQIYQFPTDDEAVAEINSVMNAHLPFAVVGSTEEVKVGNKMVRARQYPWGVVQVENESHCDFVKLREMLIRVNMEDLREQTHTRHYELYRRCKLEEMGFKDTDPDNQPFSLQETYETKRKEFLCELQRKEEEMRQMFVNKVKETESELKEKERELHDKFEHLKRIHQEEKRKVEEKRRELEEEMNAFNRRKVAVETLQCQSLQATSQQPLKKDKDKKN
- the SEPTIN8 gene encoding septin-8 isoform X2; its protein translation is MAATDLERFSNEEKRNLSLGGHVGFDSLPDQLVSKSVAQGFSFNILCVGETGIGKSTLMNTLFNTTFETEEASHYENTVRLRPRTYDLQESNVQLKLTIVDAVGFGDQINKDERPIVDYIDTQFESYLQEELKIRRSLFNYHDTRIHVCLYFITPTGHSLKSLDLVTMKKLDSKVNIIPIIAKADTISKSELHKFKIKIMSELVSNGVQIYQFPTDDEAVAEINSVMNAHLPFAVVGSTEEVKVGNKMVRARQYPWGVVQVENESHCDFVKLREMLIRVNMEDLREQTHTRHYELYRRCKLEEMGFKDTDPDNQPFSLQETYETKRKEFLCELQRKEEEMRQMFVNKVKETESELKEKERELHDKFEHLKRIHQEEKRKVEEKRRELEEEMNAFNRRKVAVETLQCQSLQATSQQPLKKDKDKKN
- the SEPTIN8 gene encoding septin-8 isoform X3; amino-acid sequence: MNEEKRNLSLGGHVGFDSLPDQLVSKSVAQGFSFNILCVGETGIGKSTLMNTLFNTTFETEEASHYENTVRLRPRTYDLQESNVQLKLTIVDAVGFGDQINKDESYRPIVDYIDTQFESYLQEELKIRRSLFNYHDTRIHVCLYFITPTGHSLKSLDLVTMKKLDSKVNIIPIIAKADTISKSELHKFKIKIMSELVSNGVQIYQFPTDDEAVAEINSVMNAHLPFAVVGSTEEVKVGNKMVRARQYPWGVVQVENESHCDFVKLREMLIRVNMEDLREQTHTRHYELYRRCKLEEMGFKDTDPDNQPFSLQETYETKRKEFLCELQRKEEEMRQMFVNKVKETESELKEKERELHDKFEHLKRIHQEEKRKVEEKRRELEEEMNAFNRRKVAVETLQCQSLQATSQQPLKKDKDKKN
- the SEPTIN8 gene encoding septin-8 isoform X5, producing MNTLFNTTFETEEASHYENTVRLRPRTYDLQESNVQLKLTIVDAVGFGDQINKDESYRPIVDYIDTQFESYLQEELKIRRSLFNYHDTRIHVCLYFITPTGHSLKSLDLVTMKKLDSKVNIIPIIAKADTISKSELHKFKIKIMSELVSNGVQIYQFPTDDEAVAEINSVMNAHLPFAVVGSTEEVKVGNKMVRARQYPWGVVQVENESHCDFVKLREMLIRVNMEDLREQTHTRHYELYRRCKLEEMGFKDTDPDNQPFSLQETYETKRKEFLCELQRKEEEMRQMFVNKVKETESELKEKERELHDKFEHLKRIHQEEKRKVEEKRRELEEEMNAFNRRKVAVETLQCQSLQATSQQPLKKDKDKKN